The Elaeis guineensis isolate ETL-2024a chromosome 13, EG11, whole genome shotgun sequence genome includes a region encoding these proteins:
- the LOC109506545 gene encoding uncharacterized protein — MGRACLHLLVILLVSCHLITPSNAIPSTRVQKLLQEIGDLPSLGDTSEINMEEAISEVISGRIDLQISNDYPGSGANNRHTPKPPGRT, encoded by the exons ATGGGAAGGGCCTGCCTTCATCTACTTGTGATTCTATTGGTCTCTTGTCACCTCATCACCCCCTCCAATGCTATTCCTTCCACAA GGGTTCAAAAGCTGCTGCAGGAGATTGGAGATCTTCCATCACTTGGTGATACTTCAGAG ATAAACATGGAAGAAGCCATATCAGAAGTTATCAGTGGCAGGATAGATTTGCAGATAAGCAACGACTATCCGGGATCTGGTGCTAACAATCGCCACACTCCCAAGCCACCTGGAAGGACCTGA
- the LOC105056613 gene encoding cyclic dof factor 1 isoform X2: MAESRDQAIKLFGKTIAFPASDDNRKKEEDKGSSDKATIHETKDKGHDSLDLETKSEPPISSSANETLRTSADQAATAMKNLKPEEQKNETGTSQEKMMKRPDKILPCPRCSSLDTKFCYYNNYNVNQPRHFCKHCQRYWTAGGTMRNVPVGAGRRKNKNSASQFRHISVSDATFQTVRPEVPDPIHHPPLKPNGTVLSFGLDTPRCESVASVFNLANKTMKNCNQNGFHRPEEQVAPFSAVENGDDRSSGSSVTASNSTGDGIGANQQEPVIQNCQGVPDQSPYISGSSPWPYPWSPVPAFFSSNYPLSFYPAPAYWSCAGPGTWSFPWICPPTSSSNGSSGAGSNSPTLGKHSREGEVLDNTDSEKGESLKPSNQERCPWIPKTLRMHDPKEAAKSSIWTTMGFKYDSADVISGGMLFKAFQKKEGTKNHTAETSQILHANPAALSRALYFQESS; encoded by the exons ATGGCAGAGAGCAGAGACCAGGCGATCAAGCTCTTCGGCAAGACGATTGCTTTCCCGGCCAGCGACGACAacagaaaaaaagaggaggataAG GGTAGTTCAGATAAAGCAACCATCCATGAAACCAAGGACAAAGGTCATGACTCTCTGGATTTAGAAACAAAAAGTGAGCCACCAATATCCTCCTCAGCAAATGAGACCTTGAGAACCTCTGCTGATCAAGCGGCTACAGCTATGAAGAATCTAAAGCCTGAAGAACAAAAGAATGAAACAGGTACCTCTCAAGAGAAAATGATGAAGAGGCCTGATAAGATACTTCCTTGTCCTCGGTGTAGCAGCTTGGATACCAAGTTCTGTTACTACAACAACTACAATGTCAACCAGCCACGCCATTTCTGCAAGCACTGTCAGAGATACTGGACTGCCGGGGGCACAATGAGGAATGTGCCCGTCGGAGCTGGACGCCGCAAGAATAAGAACTCGGCGTCCCAGTTTCGCCACATCTCGGTCTCTGATGCCACCTTCCAGACAGTCAGACCTGAAGTTCCTGACCCAATTCATCACCCTCCACTAAAACCGAATGGAACTGTTCTTAGTTTCGGGTTGGATACCCCTCGTTGTGAATCTGTGGCCTCTGTATTCAATCTTGCCAACAAGACAATGAAGAATTGCAATCAAAATGGATTCCATCGACCAGAAGAGCAGGTGGCTCCATTTTCTGCTGTGGAAAATGGTGATGATCGGTCGAGTGGATCTTCAGTGACAGCTTCGAATTCTACTGGTGATGGAATTGGTGCTAATCAGCAAGAGCCAGTCATTCAAAACTGTCAAGGAGTTCCAGATCAAAGCCCATACATTAGTGGATCATCACCTTGGCCATATCCCTGGAGCCCAGTTCCTGCTTTCTTTTCGTCGAACTATCCTCTCTCTTTTTATCCTGCACCGGCTTATTGGAGTTGTGCGGGTCCTGGCACTTGGAGCTTCCCATGGATCTGCCCTCCAACTTCTTCAAGCAATGGTTCCTCAGGAGCTGGATCCAATTCTCCAACCTTAGGCAAGCATTCAAGGGAAGGAGAAGTGCTCGATAATACCGATTCAGAGAAAGGAGAGAGTCTTAAGCCGAGCAACCAGGAGAGGTGTCCCTGGATTCCTAAAACATTGAGGATGCATGACCCCAAAGAAGCTGCAAAGAGCTCAATATGGACGACCATGGGATTCAAATATGACAGTGCTGATGTAATTAGTGGTGGAATGCTATTCAAAGCCTTCCAGAAAAAGGAAGGGACAAAGAATCACACTGCAGAGACCTCTCAAATATTGCATGCCAATCCTGCAGCTTTGTCACGAGCCCTCTACTTCCAAGAGAGCTCGTAG
- the LOC105056613 gene encoding cyclic dof factor 1 isoform X1 has translation MAESRDQAIKLFGKTIAFPASDDNRKKEEDKLSYGNSTMKFQGSSDKATIHETKDKGHDSLDLETKSEPPISSSANETLRTSADQAATAMKNLKPEEQKNETGTSQEKMMKRPDKILPCPRCSSLDTKFCYYNNYNVNQPRHFCKHCQRYWTAGGTMRNVPVGAGRRKNKNSASQFRHISVSDATFQTVRPEVPDPIHHPPLKPNGTVLSFGLDTPRCESVASVFNLANKTMKNCNQNGFHRPEEQVAPFSAVENGDDRSSGSSVTASNSTGDGIGANQQEPVIQNCQGVPDQSPYISGSSPWPYPWSPVPAFFSSNYPLSFYPAPAYWSCAGPGTWSFPWICPPTSSSNGSSGAGSNSPTLGKHSREGEVLDNTDSEKGESLKPSNQERCPWIPKTLRMHDPKEAAKSSIWTTMGFKYDSADVISGGMLFKAFQKKEGTKNHTAETSQILHANPAALSRALYFQESS, from the exons ATGGCAGAGAGCAGAGACCAGGCGATCAAGCTCTTCGGCAAGACGATTGCTTTCCCGGCCAGCGACGACAacagaaaaaaagaggaggataAG CTTTCTTACGGAAACTCCACTATGAAATTTCAGGGTAGTTCAGATAAAGCAACCATCCATGAAACCAAGGACAAAGGTCATGACTCTCTGGATTTAGAAACAAAAAGTGAGCCACCAATATCCTCCTCAGCAAATGAGACCTTGAGAACCTCTGCTGATCAAGCGGCTACAGCTATGAAGAATCTAAAGCCTGAAGAACAAAAGAATGAAACAGGTACCTCTCAAGAGAAAATGATGAAGAGGCCTGATAAGATACTTCCTTGTCCTCGGTGTAGCAGCTTGGATACCAAGTTCTGTTACTACAACAACTACAATGTCAACCAGCCACGCCATTTCTGCAAGCACTGTCAGAGATACTGGACTGCCGGGGGCACAATGAGGAATGTGCCCGTCGGAGCTGGACGCCGCAAGAATAAGAACTCGGCGTCCCAGTTTCGCCACATCTCGGTCTCTGATGCCACCTTCCAGACAGTCAGACCTGAAGTTCCTGACCCAATTCATCACCCTCCACTAAAACCGAATGGAACTGTTCTTAGTTTCGGGTTGGATACCCCTCGTTGTGAATCTGTGGCCTCTGTATTCAATCTTGCCAACAAGACAATGAAGAATTGCAATCAAAATGGATTCCATCGACCAGAAGAGCAGGTGGCTCCATTTTCTGCTGTGGAAAATGGTGATGATCGGTCGAGTGGATCTTCAGTGACAGCTTCGAATTCTACTGGTGATGGAATTGGTGCTAATCAGCAAGAGCCAGTCATTCAAAACTGTCAAGGAGTTCCAGATCAAAGCCCATACATTAGTGGATCATCACCTTGGCCATATCCCTGGAGCCCAGTTCCTGCTTTCTTTTCGTCGAACTATCCTCTCTCTTTTTATCCTGCACCGGCTTATTGGAGTTGTGCGGGTCCTGGCACTTGGAGCTTCCCATGGATCTGCCCTCCAACTTCTTCAAGCAATGGTTCCTCAGGAGCTGGATCCAATTCTCCAACCTTAGGCAAGCATTCAAGGGAAGGAGAAGTGCTCGATAATACCGATTCAGAGAAAGGAGAGAGTCTTAAGCCGAGCAACCAGGAGAGGTGTCCCTGGATTCCTAAAACATTGAGGATGCATGACCCCAAAGAAGCTGCAAAGAGCTCAATATGGACGACCATGGGATTCAAATATGACAGTGCTGATGTAATTAGTGGTGGAATGCTATTCAAAGCCTTCCAGAAAAAGGAAGGGACAAAGAATCACACTGCAGAGACCTCTCAAATATTGCATGCCAATCCTGCAGCTTTGTCACGAGCCCTCTACTTCCAAGAGAGCTCGTAG